A window of Aequoribacter fuscus genomic DNA:
ATCTGACCCGCTGTCGATTAATGCGTTTTATCTTGCGCCCGCGTTTGTCGGTCCCATGATCTGTGAGGTCGAGATCTTGCGCCTTGGAAAAAACACCAGCCAAGCGGTCGTTAAGATGTACCAGAACGACGAACTCAAAGTTCAAGTCACCGGCGCTTGCTGCGACCTCGACTCCCTTTCGGGCCCGACATGGCTGCGGACTGAACGCGCTGATATCCCAGAGTGGGAGGAACTCGTACCCACGCCTAATACCGCGATCGAATTGGGTCAGCGCATGGATTTGCGCTTATCTCAGGGCCAGAGTTTCATGAAAGACGGAAAAGGCGATGGTCGCGGCGAGTTTCAAGGTTGGATTCGCCACAGTGATGGCGCGCCGACAGATGCGTTATCTTTGTTGTTTTTTTCCGACGCGTTTCCACCGCCAGCATTTTCACTATTTGGTGCGGTTGGCTGGGTGCCCACCATCGAGTTGACGGTGCAGGTACGCGCCAAACCAGCGCCGGGACCCATACAAGCTTACTTGTGGTCAAACTATTTAACCGAGGGTATTACCGAAGAGGACGGTTTGTTCTGGGATAATACGGGAAAGTTGGTGGCGATTTCGCGCCAGTCGGCTAAGGTTCGCGCTTAAGCGTTTAAACTTTTGTCGTTGGCTGAACGGGCGCTGGTTTGGCAAAAAGTGGCAAGCTAGGGAACTGAAAAAAGTCAGCCCAAGCGTCACCGAACTGGGTTTTGATGCAGCGGCCAGTTAAGTCTTGGTAGCGCTCTTCGAACAGTTTTTGTAGGTCTGCTTCGCTCGTGATGCTTACTAAAACGGCGGCTTGCATCAAGCCCTCAAGGCGCAATTGATCGGCGGGCGGGCAATCCAGGCCCGCGTGTAGTCGGATAATTATGGCGTCTAGTCGCTCAGTAATTGCTTTGAGTAATGGATTTATTGCGCTCAAGCGGTATCATTCCTCTCGGCACCTGGGCCGCACAATTCGGTTATAGCCCGATTCAAACACACTGTGCATGTAGAAGGAAGATCGACCATGCTACGACGCTTGTTATTGATTAGTTTGTTGTACTCTACCTTCGCGGTAGCCCAGCCTAGCACGGAGCAGGCGCCGATTATCGATTATCAGGATCGATTTTTACCGCAGTTTGGTCGCAACGGTATGGTCGTGGGTCCTGAGCGTCTGGCCACTGAAATTGGTTACGCTATTTTGCAACAAGGCGGTAATGCCGTTGACGCCGCTGTGGCGACCGGCTTTGCTTTGGCAGTGACCTACCCGCGCGCCGGTAACTTGGGCGGCGGTGGCTTTATGCTGATTCACTTGGCCGACGAGAATAAACAGGTGTTTATTGACTATCGCGAGATGGCCCCGGGTCGAGCACAGCGTGATATGTATCTGGATGAATTTGGCGATGTCGATAGGCAACGACTGTACTTTAGTTATTTGTCGGCGGGGGTGCCCGGCACTGTGGCTGGTTTACTTCATGCGCTAGAAAATTATGGCACGATGAGCGTGCGGCAAGTTTTGCAGCCGGCGGTTGACCTTGCGCTGAAAGGCATTCCTGTCTCCTTCGCGTTGAACCAAGAATTGAATTCGCGTAAAGAGCGTTTGCTGGCCGATCCGGGTGCAGCCAGTACGTATCTCGTTGAGGGCGAAGCGCCACAGCTCGGTGTGAACTTTCGTCAATCCGATCTAGGGCAGGTGCTTAAAAGTATTCGCGATAATGGTCGTTCAGGTTTCTACGAGGGCTGGGTTGCCAAAACCATTGCGCAAGCCATGGCGGAGTCGGGCGGTATCATTACCGAAGGCGATCTCAAAAATTACCGAGTGGTCGAACGTGAGCCCGTACGCGGTACGTTTCGTGGCTACGAAGTCGTGTCTGCACCACCGCCGTCCTCGGGTGGAGCGCACATAATCCAAATGTTAAACATTCTGGAGCCCTTCGACTTGCAAGCTATGGGGCACAACTCTGCGGAATATATTCACCATGTCATCGAGGCTATGAAAATTGCCTACGCGGATCGTGCGGCGCACATGGGCGACCCCGATTTTTCCCCAGTACCGGTTAATCAATTGTTGAGCAAAGAGTATGCCGCCAAGGTTCGTGGTGACATTGATCCCGAACGAGCGCGCGCTGCCACCGAAATTCAAGCCGGCGACTTTAGCGACATCGAGAGTCTAGATACTACGCATTTTTCGGTGGCAGATACGCTGGGCAACGTTGTGTCTAATACCTACACATTGAACTTTAGCTACGGTTCACACATTGTCGTGCCAGGTACAGGTGTGCTGTTAAATAACGAAATGGCGGATTTTATGACGAAGCCCGGAACGCCTAACGCCTTTGGTTTGATCGAAAGCCAGGCCAACGAAATTACCGCGGGTAAACGACCTTTGTCTTCAATGAGTCCAACGCTGGTGTTCAAAGACGGCCAGCCTTGGCTAGCGACCGGTAGTCCAGGTGGGAGTTTGATTATCAGTACCGTCATGCAAACGATACTGAATGCCATGGCCTTTGATATGAACATTGCCGCAGCAGGGGGCGCCGCGCGCGTTCATCATCAGTGGATGCCTGATACCCTGCGTATTGAGAACGGTGTGAGTAAAGACACCGTCGACAAACTCAAGGCCATGGGTCACCCCGTGGAGGAAAACGTCAGAACCTTGGGGCGGACCCAATCGATTATGATTCAAGAGGGCTGGTTCTTGGGAGCGAGCGATACGCGCAGGCCCGGTGGTTGGGTTGCTGGCGCGCAGTAAAGGCAAGGAGAGTTAAGTGAGCTTAAAAGATCACCGAAGAGACTACACCAAAGGCGGGCTGAGTCGCTCTGATTTGAGTTCGGACCCCTACCAACAGTTTGACCGTTGGTTGCAGCAGGCCATTGATGCAGGCCTTGGTGACCCCACAGGTATGGTGGTTGCGACCCAAGATGAGTCGGGCTATTTGTGGCAGCGGATGGTGCTGTTAAAAGACGTGGGGGTCGATAAAGGCTTTGTGTTTTTTACGAACTATTCAAGTTCTAAAGCTCAAGCTATCGATCACAACCCGCGTGTGTCGTTGCACTTTCCTTGGAATGAATTAGATCGTCAGGTGATCGTGGGTGGTGTAGCGAGTAAGATCTCTAAACTCGAAACCGCCCATTATTTTTTATCGCGCCCTCGTGAGAGTCAGTTGGCAGCCTGGGCTTCGCATCAAAGTCGCCCAATCTCGGCTCGCTCAGTGCTTGAGCAACAGCTACATGCCATGAAGGAGAAATTCAGCCACGGTGATATTCCAGTGCCCGATTTTTGGGGCGGTTATCGCGTGGTGCCGGATCGCATAGAGTTTTGGCAGGGTGGCGTTAACCGCCTTCATGACCGCTTCCGGTATTATCGTGAAGGCGAAAGCGATTGGTGGATCGAGCAGTTACAGCCTTAGTTTGAGCCTATTCTTGATCGGTCGGAACCACTTGGCGTTGATCTACATAACGGCAATATTTTGGTAGTCCAAGTAGTTGGCGACGGATTAAGTCCAGCGTACAGGCGGTGACCATCGTCTGGAATAGTTGCCGAGGCAGTGGCCACAATAGCCGAAGCGTGTTCAATTCTTCTCGTGAGCCGTAGGCTACCCAAACCGTGCCTACGGGCTTTTCGTCGGATCCACCATCGGGCCCTGCAACACCGCTCACCGCAATCACGTAGTCGGCCGATGCCCGGGCTAGTGCCCCGTCAGCCATTTGCCGTACAACCGGTTCGCTAACAGCGCCGCAGTTGTTTAAGTGACTGTCTGAAACGCCAAGAACACTGGCTTTGATCGCATTGTCGTAGGTGACAAAACCGGCATGGAATGCTGCCGAGGCGCCCGGGATTTGAGTGAGAGCACTGGCGATTAGGCCACCGGTGCAAGACTCTGCGGTCGTGATGGTTTGCTGGCGTTCTCGCAATAGTTTCAACACTGCTTCGGCAAGTGTGGTATCGCCTTCGCCAACGATATGGTCCCCAAATAGGGTATGGATGTGTTGGATACAGCGTTCTTGGTCTTCTTGATGGCTGTCGTCGTGGATAGTGAGTTTTACTTCCATTTGTGGAGCGCTGGCGCGAAAGCCCAGCTCCACGGTCTCGGGCCAGTCAAAAGTGCTGTTGTTAATGAGCTGTTGAGCGTTAGATTCGCCCAATCCAAAGGTTTGCAAACGTCGCACAATAGTACGATGCGTCAGATCAAATCGAGCGCTAATTCGGTCCGTGATAATGGGCAGCATTTGCCGCATTTCGCTGGGAACCCCAGGTGTTGCAAAGACGCGGGTGCCTTGGTGCTGCAAGTCAATTCCCGGCGCCGAGCCCGTTGCGTTAGGAATGATGTCTGCACCGGCAGGAATCAACATTTGTTTTTTGTTTGCGTCATTTAGCGCTTGGCCTCGACGTTCACACCACCCCTCTAATTGGGCTTTTGCGTCCGGGTGTATTTGCAAGGCGCTATTGCTAAAAGCCGCTAAAGCCTCTGACGTTAGATCGTCGACAGTAGGCCCCAAGCCACCATTCATGATGACAATGTCAGCCGATGCACTCATGCTGTTTAGTTCAATTAACAGTTGTTCGAGGTCGTCGTTGACCGTGACTCGACGGCTAACTTTAATGCCCATGGCGGCCAGCTCGCGGGCGATGTAAGCCGAGTTGGAGTCGATGGTGTCGCCCGCCATGACTTCGTTTCCGGTCATGAGTAATTGAACGTTGAGTGCTGTCATTTGGCCTCCATGTGGGGTGAGTAGTGTAACAATCCATGCTTAAATGACTACTCAAAATTGTGGTGTGCGTGTTAAGTTTTTGCTAAGCAACAATCGAGATGATGACGGCATGATTAAATCGTTGTTCACAGTTTTTACTGTGCTATGGCTATTTGCGCCCATGGCGAACGGTCTTGATGAGTCTGAATCTGGCAGCTCCGAAAACCTTGTCTGGCTGGATCGTGCGCATCAGTCCGCGACCACAAGCGTGGATAACATGGCACTGTGGATTGATGGTGTGTTTGGCGATCAGGTCACCGAAGATGAAGCAATGGCCGAGAGCTATCTGCGGGTTATTGGGCGTTACTCATGGAATGAAAATGCCGAAAATGCCAATAATTTGCGCGTTCGAGGCACCTTGTATCTTCCCAAGGTGAACGACCGTTTGGCGCTTTTATTTGACGATGATGATATCGGCGATGAGGCGTTGGACGCTATCCCAGGTGCGGGCAGCGAATCCCCTGACCTAGGTATTCAGTGGCGCTTGTCGAAGCAGGATGCTTCAAGTATTGATTTGACGGCACATTGGCGTGATTCAGGTATACGTCCGGGTATTAGATTTAGGCGTCAGGCCCCGGTCACGGACAATGTCGCTATGCGTTTTTACCATCGATTTGATTACGGCAAAGATGGCTGGGAAACATCGACAGAATTGATTTTTGATAAGAAAGTCACGTCCGGACACCTCTACCGCTGGCGTACCCGAGTCGATACCAGCTTGGGTGACGAGGCTGCGTCTTGGCGCACGGTGTTTCAGTCGCGACATGCGAACGGAGAGGGCGCTGCCCTGCATGCTCGGCAGTGGTTTTTGGGTTTGGCGGGGCAGGGTTCTTCAGCCTGGCGGGATACCGCTAAATATGTCGGGGTTACCTGGCGACGCTCTTACGTGCGAGACTACCTTTGGTTCGAAGTCGAGCCCCGCTACACCTGGCAATCTGCGTTGTGCGATTGCGATACCGCATCGTTGCAACTGCGTGTAGAAGTCTTACTTTTTGATCCTGACTAGCGCTTCTGTCTCGCCACAAAGGAATCCAGCTGTTAAGGTGTGGGGTTTTGAAAATAGGGGGACATGTTATGAGCGACAACTTGAAATTTACGACAGATGAGCAAAAAGTCAGCTATGGCTTTGGCCTGCAATTTGGCGACCAGCTACGTAAGAATCAATTCGACGGTATGGACATCGATGCGGTGGTTGCCGGTATCCGCGACTGGTTTGCCGATGGCGCCAGCAAGCTATCTGACGCTGACCTAAATCCTGCCTACCAGGCCGTTCAAGCCAAGCAACAAGCGGCGCAGGCAGAGCAAGGTGCTGCGCAAAGCGCTATCGCTGACCAATTCATGACCCAAAACGCGGCGCGTGAGGGTGTCGTGAGCACTGAATCGGGTTTGCAATACGAGGTGCTCGAATCTGGCGATGGTGCTGCGCCCACTCGGGACTCTACGGTCGTGGTGCACTACCACGGGACCTTTGTTGATGGTTCGGTATTTGATAGCTCCGTGCAGCGCGGGGAGCCTGCGACTTTTGGCGTGACACAGGTTATTCCTGCGTGGACCGAAGCTTTGCAGCTGATGTCTGTGGGCGATAAATGGCGCGTGTTTGCGCCCCCACATTTAGCCTATGGTGAGCAAGGTGCCGGTGGTGTGATTCCACCCAACACCGCTCTAATATTTGAGGTCCACCTGATCGGGATCGAATAAGGAGCCGCGGGCGGTGATCAGTCAGTTGAATTTACCCAGAATTCTCCGCGTCGGGGGCGGTGCGAGCCAAGAGCTAAGAGCGACACTCGCGCAATTGGGGCTGTCAAAGCCCTTAATAGTGACCGACCCATTCATTCGCTCGCGAGCGTTTTTTGATGCGATTGTCGGTGCAGTGCCTGATTTTGATAGTGCTACCGATATCTTTGCTGACTGCGTGCCCGACCCAACCACCGATTCGGTGCGGGCCGGTTTGTCGGCGTTGACAGCAAAGGATTACGATTGTCTCATCGCCATCGGGGGCGGTAGCTCCATGGATACGGCAAAAGCGATGGCTGCGATGCAAGGGCGGTCTGAGCCCATGCGGCAATACAAAGTACCTTTTGCTTTAGATTCCGGTTTGCCGATTATCGCGATCCCAACGACTGCGGGAACCGGTTCTGAGGCCACCAAATTTGCAGTAATAACCGACACCGAAACGCAGGAAAAGATGCTGTGGATAGGACTGGCGCTGATGCCGATTGCTGCGCTGGTCGACTATGAGTTGACGATCGAAATGCCCTATCGTTTAACCGCAGACACAGGCCTAGATACCCTGTGCCACGCCCTAGAGGCCTTTGTGAGTCGCAAAGCCAATGCGTTTACCGACCCGATCGCCTTGGATGCCATGCGTTCAGTGGTGACCTTTTTGCCCAGCGCATGCGCCGACCCTAGCAATCGTGAAGCACGCGAGGCGATGATGCTGGCTGCAACTCAAGGCGGCGTTGCTTTTGCAAATGCCTCGGTGACGTTAATTCACGGGATGAGTCGCCCTATCGGCGCGCACTATCATGTGCCGCACGGGTTAAGTAATGCCATGCTGCTGCCAGAGATTACCGCCTGGTCGTTGCCGGGTGCCCAAGTCCGCTATGCTATCGCATCTCGGCATATGGGTTTCGCTGCCCAAGACAGCGATGACTCAACCGCGTGCGATGCACTAATCAGTGGTCTGCGTCGTTTGTGCTCGGATTTAAGTGTACCGACGCCCGCGAGTTACGGCATTGACCCCGACAGCTGGCGAGCTAATGTAACCTTGATGGCAGAGCAGGCTTTAGCCTCTGGTTCGCCGAATAATAATCCTCGCGTGCCGTCTGCTGCGGAAATTGTGGATCTTTATCGGCGTGTCTTCGAGTAAAGACTTGCTTCGGATACGGATTTCCGCCCATCATTAGCGGGTCAAGCGACTTTAAGCGGGAAGGTTCATGGTTTCAGATTCAAACCTTATTTGGGTAGACATGGAAATGACGGGTCTAGAACCTGATCAAGACGTGGTTATCGAAATAGCAACGATTGTCACCGATAGCGAGTTGAATACTTTGGCCGAAGGTCCGGTCATTGCCATTCATCAGTCCGATGCCATTCTTGCGGGGATGGATGAGTGGAATACCACACATCACACAGCGTCGGGTTTACTGGATCGAGTGCGTGCCAGCACCACGGACGAACGGGCCGCCAGTCTGGAAACTATCGCCTTTTTAGAGCAATGGGTTCCCGCAGGTAAATCACCAATGTGCGGTAACACCATTTGTCAGGATCGGCGTTTTATGGCTCGTCACATGCCAACACTAGAGGCCTATTTTCACTATCGCAATTTAGATGTCAGCACGTTAAAGATTTTAGCCCAGCGTTGGGCACCAGAAGTCGCTGATGGCTTTTCCAAAAAAGGCGCGCATTTGGCTCTTGATGACATTCGCGAGTCGATCGAAGAGCTGCGTTACTATCGTGAAAAAATGCTGACCTGTTAGATTCGGCGCAATAGGCGGTTACAAGCGGTGGGCAAGCGAAAATTAACCAAGCAGCAAGCGTGGCGAATCCAAAAGATTCAAGATGAGCGCAGTAAGCGCTCGCAGAAACGCGACAGCAAAGCCGATGAATTACTCGTTGGCGGTGAGCTAGGCGATGAACAAGAAGGCCTAATCATCTCGCATTTTGGTACCCAAGTGGAGGTGGAGGGCACAAACGCTGAGCGGCAGCGCTGCTTTATCCGGGCTAATTTACCGGCTTTAGTCACGGGCGACCGAGTGGTGTTTTGCGCTGGCGAATACGCAGGCGTCGTGGTGGCTTTGCACGAGCGCCACACCATATTGAAGCGCCCAGATCCCTACACGGGTCTTAAGCCTGTTGCTGCCAATATTGACCAGGTCGTCGTGGTGATTGCACCTCAGCCTACACCCTATGCTGATTTGATAGACCGCTATTTGGTGGCGGCCGAAACGGCCGGTATCGAACCTTTATTGTTACTAAACAAGACCGATCTACTGGATCAGCCCGAGCTGAAAGATACAGTCGATGAAGTGCTCGAACCCTATAAAGCCTTGGGTTATCGAGTGGTGCAAACCAGTGCGAATCGGGCCGATTTGTCGGCTCTAGTCCATGTTTTGCAAGACCGTGTGAGTGTGTTTGTTGGACAATCGGGAGTGGGTAAATCGTCTTTAGTGAATTCACTGCTGCCGGCAGCAGCGCTGCGTACCAGCGAGCTTTCGCAATACAATCAAAAGGGTCAGCACACCACGACTACGGCGCGACTGTTTCACTTGCCCACCGGCGGCGTATTGATCGATTCTCCTGGAATTCGCGAATTCGGTTTGTGGCATATGAGTCGTGCCGAATTAGAGCAGGGTTTTCGGGAGTTTGCGCCGTTTCTCGGAGTCTGCCGTTTTCGTGATTGCAAGCACGAAGCTGAGCCAGATTGTGCGCTTTTGGCGGCGGTGGACGAGGGGCGTATCAGCGAGGCTCGATTTCGCAGTTATCAAATATTGGTCGACGCGTTAGACGCCGACCGCCCCGTCTAAACGTTTATTCGTGAGGCAATGCATTCGCCCATGCGGATGTCGTTGCCCGCGTGACACCAAGTCTCCCAAGCGATCTGATCTTTGCCGAACAGCAAAATGACAGTTGACCCCAGTTTAAACCGGCCGAGCTCATCCCCTTGCTTGAGCTCGATAGCCGGCGCTGGTTGGGCGTAGTGGCGAGTAATAATCTGCGATCCAGGAGGTGCCACTTGGCCTTCCCAGACGGTTTCGATACCCGCTACGATCATAGCACCCACCAAGACGGCTGCCATTGGGCCCGCCTCTGTGTCGAAGAGGCACACCAAACGCTCGTTGCGAGCAAACAGTCCATCGACATTTTCGGCGGTGGTTTGATTTACCGAGTAAAGATCGCCAGGGATGTATCGAGTGGCGAGCAGGGTACCTTGAATCGGCATATGAATGCGGTGATAGTCTTTTGGGCTTAAGTAAATAGTAGCGAAATCGCCATCATGGAAGAGCGCGGCCCATTCTTCGTTGCCGCCGAGTAGGCTGGTAGTTGTAAATGATTTGCCCTTGGCTTGAAAAATCTGATCCTCATTGATTTTACCAACCTGGCTAAAGGCTCCATCTGCGGGACTCAGTACATCGGCAACGGCCAGCGGGCGAGCCCCTGGCTTTAAGGCGCGAGTGAAAAACTCGTTAAAATTGACGTAGGCTTCGGGGTAGGGTGCGAAGGCCTCTTCCATATTGACCTGATAGTGTTTAATAAACGCTTTTATCAGGGTGTTCTTGAGCCATTTTGGATGCTTGAGTTCGGCAAGGCGCCCCACCCAGCGAGACAGTAGGTGTTGGGGTAATAGGCGCTGAAGCAAGATAAAAGGCGACATAATCAAATCCGCAGGTACCACGTAAACCGCAAGTATATAGATTTTCTGGTAGTAACGGGGAGTCAGATTTTGGTTTGAATCTGAAAATTTCGGTACTTTTGCGCTAGCGTGTCCGATTCTGTAGTCGGTGCATAACACCCTGTGCATTTAAGGCCAGATCTTGACTAAGACTGTCTAATATCATCGTTGCCTCTGGCCCGCTAAACGTCTGGGTTAAATTGTGCAGCGTGATGTTTTGAAGCTCTGCAGCGGCGTGCTCGATGTCGCTAATGTTGGCATAGGCGCCAATTTGTTGTTTTAGGCTTTGTGCTGTTCGAACGTCAAAGGGGATACGGCCGTAATGGGTAGGGTAAATCCACTGGGGCTTTTTAGCAGCGATGATATCGATAGACTCTTGGTAGTATGACGGCAAGAACTGTGTGGGGGTCGTGGCCGGCAAGGCAAAAGGCCAATCGCCTGTCTGCATGCAGGGGTAGCAAATGCCGAACGAGTCGCCGGTAAACCAGCCGCGGCTTTGCTCGTCCCACAAACACAGGTGGTGGTCCGCGTGACCCCGGGTATGATAGGCGGTGAGCCCGCGCTGACCAACCTCTACTGAATCGTGATCTTCTAAAATGACTACTCGATTTTCTGGTACCGGTATCAACTGCCCATACAGTGCGTCGAAAGCTTCTCCGTAGACTCCGCGAGCGGAGGCTTCGAGGCGCGAAGGGTCGATTAAGTGGCGCGCAGCTTTGGGGTGACAGTAGAGCTTGGCATTGGGCATGGCCTCAATCCAATGCCCAGCGGCGCCGGCATGATCTAGGGGTCCTAGGGATTTTGCCTCCAAATATTGCAAAAACCGCTGCAGGCCGCGCCAGCTGTGGTTTCTGGAGGCCCATTACTTATCGATTGTCGGCCGGTAGCCATCAATCGATTCCATTAAATCCTCAAGTTTTGGCAATTCACCTGTCGGTGCGAATGTGTATCTACCCCGGAGGTTGATATTCTCCCAGGCTACAGGTGAGGCCCGCTTTACTGTTTCCAGAGACATTGCATTGCCTTGATCCTCAAAGCTGTCCAGCAGATTACTGAGCACTTTTGAGTTGAAGTAGATGATGGCATTTGCCACCAGTCTGGCACTTTCGTTCCAGATCTGGATCTCCTCATCGCTATTACCCCGGAATCGGTCGCCATTGACGTGGCTAATCGCCCGTCTCAGCTGGTGATAGGCTTCACCCCGGTTCAACGCTCGCTGAACGTGATTTCTAAGGCTGGCGTCGTCAATGTAGTTCAGCAGATATTGGGCTTTCAGCAGCCGGTTATATTCGGTCAATGCCTCCAGTAATGGGTGATTGTGCTTGTAACCGGATAGTTTACGCACTAACCTGGCCTGACTGGTCTTGCGCTGAGCCAAAGAGACGGCAATCCGCTGGATGGTGTCCCAGTGAGCCATGATACGCTGCGTGTTGATCGGCTTGCGCAACGATATATGCACTTGCTGGTTCTTGTCTTCGGTGATGTTGAATAGTTCATTGATGACCCTGCCGACCTGGGCATATCGAGGTGCGAACCGATATCCGAACAGGTCGAGCAGGGCAAAGTTCACATGGTTTACTCCATGAGTGTCAGTTGAGAGCATGTCGGGGACTATCTCAGTACTGTTGTTCATCAACAGGTCAAAGATGTAATGGGATTCATGCTCATTGGCCCCGATTACCCGGGCATTGATGGCCATATGATTGGCATTCAGACTGACCGCGGACACGCCTTTGCTGGTCCCGAAGTATTTTGAGGAGTACCGCGTGCGGAATGTCTCGCGTTTGGCTTCGAACTTCTGACCATCGGCACTGGCGTGCAGAATATCTTCCTGAATGTTGTAGTGCTTGAAGATACTCAGTCGTGTAGTGGCGTTGTTGATGCGGTCATTGGACGCATTCAGGGTTTCCAACCGAAGGTAGTTCGCTTGGATAGTGCTGAGTTGTTCATAGGTGCAGTCAGAAATCTGCGCGATGCCATAGATGCCCTGATTAGTGGCATTGGCAATCAGTATCGCCAGCAGATCCACTTCGTACTGACGGCTTTTCGAGCTCAAGCCCAGCACATGTTGGAAGTCGTCAATGAACCCGGTATCCCGATCCACTACGCGCAATACATCGGCGATGCTGACCGCTTTCATTTGCTGGAAGAACGGGTTATTCACTAGGTGCTTCTTGCTGGCTGTAGGCAGCCGCCAGTGATGTTTGCCGTCTTTCGGTCGCAAAATTACGTCCCTGGTATCTGAACGCTCCAAATAGTGGCTGACTTCGTGCAACCGAAGAGTCAGCTCATCCGCCATGCGTGGAATCAGACGTTTCGGATCCTCGCTGATATTGGGTTGCTGAGTGCCCTCCACCAAGGACCCCTTCTGGTTTTTCCAGATCTCTGGCTTCACGAGATCATCCTCTAACGCCCGATATCGAATGACTTCCGGCAGCGTCAACTGGCCGTTTAAGCGGTTGGGTATCTGCAGATACAAAAACCATTCATACTTGGATTTGTCTATACTGCCATCGGGTTTCGACAGCAATGGCCGTGTGGCTTTCGGTAGTAAACGCTGATCAATGCTGACATCGCCGAGCCTATTACCGGCGACCAAATCCAACCGAGCTTGGGCCAGGGCCCCGGCTAACCGCCGCGTTTTGTCGGTACCGTCAAAACGCAGACAGCAAAAGAGCGAACGCAACAGTCCGGCTCGCAATGTGGACTCCGTATCCAGGTGCTGCCAAAATGCCTCCTCCGCCGACTGTTTCTGATTACTCAGGTATCGGCAGACTGAGTTCAGGTCGCTGACATTGAGAAACTGGAACGCCCGTTGCTGTACAGCTTGAAACGACGTATCAGGATCGATGCTGTCATCAACGAACAGGTGTAAGATATCAGCAGCTTTGCTCACATTGCGAGCTGCCTTTTGCCAATCCCGATAGACCCGTTCTTGGGCCATTTGATGCGCACGTTGTTTCACTTGCCGGAGGTGATGTATGAACCCTTCCGCAATACGTTCCAGGCCCTGCTGGTGCCGCGACTGCAGATAGCACAGCAAGTACAGGCGCTGGTTAGCAAGCGATTGACGTTTAAGTTTGGCTCCGTAGTAGTCAACCCGTTCGGCATAGTGTTGCTGGTTTTTCTGAGAGAGAGAAAGTGACTCGAGTACAGTCGTCACATCCGTCATCCACGGCTGAATATGGTGATACACGGCTATTTCTTTTTGCAACTCGGTGCCGGTAAAATTGCGGGCGCTCTGGCGTAGTTGCTGGAATGTAAACTGGCCTTCACCGGAAACCAGTGTGAGCAACATAGTTGATAGACCTTGGCTGCAAGCGGCGTCGATCTGGTCATGCAATCGTT
This region includes:
- a CDS encoding thioesterase family protein, with the protein product MGLFEQDTAVQRISETRWQANLVPGWRIGEMMNGGYLLAIAGRVMGEALPQSDPLSINAFYLAPAFVGPMICEVEILRLGKNTSQAVVKMYQNDELKVQVTGACCDLDSLSGPTWLRTERADIPEWEELVPTPNTAIELGQRMDLRLSQGQSFMKDGKGDGRGEFQGWIRHSDGAPTDALSLLFFSDAFPPPAFSLFGAVGWVPTIELTVQVRAKPAPGPIQAYLWSNYLTEGITEEDGLFWDNTGKLVAISRQSAKVRA
- the ggt gene encoding gamma-glutamyltransferase; translated protein: MLRRLLLISLLYSTFAVAQPSTEQAPIIDYQDRFLPQFGRNGMVVGPERLATEIGYAILQQGGNAVDAAVATGFALAVTYPRAGNLGGGGFMLIHLADENKQVFIDYREMAPGRAQRDMYLDEFGDVDRQRLYFSYLSAGVPGTVAGLLHALENYGTMSVRQVLQPAVDLALKGIPVSFALNQELNSRKERLLADPGAASTYLVEGEAPQLGVNFRQSDLGQVLKSIRDNGRSGFYEGWVAKTIAQAMAESGGIITEGDLKNYRVVEREPVRGTFRGYEVVSAPPPSSGGAHIIQMLNILEPFDLQAMGHNSAEYIHHVIEAMKIAYADRAAHMGDPDFSPVPVNQLLSKEYAAKVRGDIDPERARAATEIQAGDFSDIESLDTTHFSVADTLGNVVSNTYTLNFSYGSHIVVPGTGVLLNNEMADFMTKPGTPNAFGLIESQANEITAGKRPLSSMSPTLVFKDGQPWLATGSPGGSLIISTVMQTILNAMAFDMNIAAAGGAARVHHQWMPDTLRIENGVSKDTVDKLKAMGHPVEENVRTLGRTQSIMIQEGWFLGASDTRRPGGWVAGAQ
- the pdxH gene encoding pyridoxamine 5'-phosphate oxidase; translation: MSLKDHRRDYTKGGLSRSDLSSDPYQQFDRWLQQAIDAGLGDPTGMVVATQDESGYLWQRMVLLKDVGVDKGFVFFTNYSSSKAQAIDHNPRVSLHFPWNELDRQVIVGGVASKISKLETAHYFLSRPRESQLAAWASHQSRPISARSVLEQQLHAMKEKFSHGDIPVPDFWGGYRVVPDRIEFWQGGVNRLHDRFRYYREGESDWWIEQLQP
- a CDS encoding CinA family nicotinamide mononucleotide deamidase-related protein: MTALNVQLLMTGNEVMAGDTIDSNSAYIARELAAMGIKVSRRVTVNDDLEQLLIELNSMSASADIVIMNGGLGPTVDDLTSEALAAFSNSALQIHPDAKAQLEGWCERRGQALNDANKKQMLIPAGADIIPNATGSAPGIDLQHQGTRVFATPGVPSEMRQMLPIITDRISARFDLTHRTIVRRLQTFGLGESNAQQLINNSTFDWPETVELGFRASAPQMEVKLTIHDDSHQEDQERCIQHIHTLFGDHIVGEGDTTLAEAVLKLLRERQQTITTAESCTGGLIASALTQIPGASAAFHAGFVTYDNAIKASVLGVSDSHLNNCGAVSEPVVRQMADGALARASADYVIAVSGVAGPDGGSDEKPVGTVWVAYGSREELNTLRLLWPLPRQLFQTMVTACTLDLIRRQLLGLPKYCRYVDQRQVVPTDQE
- a CDS encoding FKBP-type peptidyl-prolyl cis-trans isomerase; its protein translation is MSDNLKFTTDEQKVSYGFGLQFGDQLRKNQFDGMDIDAVVAGIRDWFADGASKLSDADLNPAYQAVQAKQQAAQAEQGAAQSAIADQFMTQNAAREGVVSTESGLQYEVLESGDGAAPTRDSTVVVHYHGTFVDGSVFDSSVQRGEPATFGVTQVIPAWTEALQLMSVGDKWRVFAPPHLAYGEQGAGGVIPPNTALIFEVHLIGIE
- a CDS encoding iron-containing alcohol dehydrogenase — encoded protein: MISQLNLPRILRVGGGASQELRATLAQLGLSKPLIVTDPFIRSRAFFDAIVGAVPDFDSATDIFADCVPDPTTDSVRAGLSALTAKDYDCLIAIGGGSSMDTAKAMAAMQGRSEPMRQYKVPFALDSGLPIIAIPTTAGTGSEATKFAVITDTETQEKMLWIGLALMPIAALVDYELTIEMPYRLTADTGLDTLCHALEAFVSRKANAFTDPIALDAMRSVVTFLPSACADPSNREAREAMMLAATQGGVAFANASVTLIHGMSRPIGAHYHVPHGLSNAMLLPEITAWSLPGAQVRYAIASRHMGFAAQDSDDSTACDALISGLRRLCSDLSVPTPASYGIDPDSWRANVTLMAEQALASGSPNNNPRVPSAAEIVDLYRRVFE